One part of the Anser cygnoides isolate HZ-2024a breed goose chromosome 9, Taihu_goose_T2T_genome, whole genome shotgun sequence genome encodes these proteins:
- the LOC125184406 gene encoding mucin-7-like isoform X3 codes for MAGHRGGLLLTLLLLLSLAVSELALGCSSSGRRWLPDLNATAISALSASLKPTETTALLPTTASTGTASAPPSSPETGASTPETPGTPPGSSSPSLPTAAPHTAASAEPLTAPQDTTAPSHTSTEVSGSTPTPSQLLGTTDGTSPGTSTLATGTSPDTQASPQSPGATTGTEPSSPATDSTQSPNNTSSTSTAPPTAQPACPGIGSPVRESHIFLSMRLASSLDVGNTKVQDLIVSELQHRLQVRFPHANFTMQWRGKKP; via the exons gctgcagcagctcagggaggaggtggctgcCTGACTTGAATGCTACAGCGATCTCagctctctctgcctccctgaAACCCACAGAGACCACGGCGCTGCTGCCCACCACCGCCTCCACTGGCACGGCCTCCGctcctccctccagccctgAAACAGGAGCCTCCACTCCAGAGACACCCGGCACACCCCCGGGGAGCAGCAGTCCCTCTCTTCCCACCGCAGCCCCACACACAGCTGCATCAGCCGAGCCCTTGACAGCCCCTCAGGACACCACAGCCCCCtcccacaccagcacagaggtGTCCGGGAGCACCCCAActcccagccagctgctggggaCCACAGATGGGACCAGCCCTGGTACCTCCACCCTGGCCACGGGGACATCCCCGGACACCCAGGCGTCACCCCAGAGTCCCGGTGCCACCACGG GCACGGAGCCTTCCTCCCCTGCCACCGACTCAACCCAGAGCCCAAACaacacctccagcacctccacgGCCCCGCCGACGGCGCAGCCCGCCTGCCCCGGCATCGGAAGCCCTGTCA GGGAGTCCCACATCTTCCTGTCGATGCGCCTGGCCAGCTCCCTGGACGTCGGGAACACAAAGGTGCAGGACCTGATCGTGTCCGAG ctccagcacaggctgcaggtcAGGTTCCCGCACGCCAACTTCACGATGCAGTGGAGAGGGAAGAAACCCTGA